Genomic segment of Chionomys nivalis chromosome 17, mChiNiv1.1, whole genome shotgun sequence:
TGTTAGTATTTGTAATATGAAATCCAAAGATCTATAATATTCATTTCTACACAAGACTAGCATGtgaaaaagatatatatgtatatgtatatacatatatatatatatttcatgttcTGCAGTATCTTTTTATCATATTCCTTTGTGTATTTATCAAAGTTCATATTGAGCAATGAGTTCTGGGTTGTAAAAGGGGAATTATTTTTGTACCTGTCTTTTGTGGCTTTGCCCAGTTGCAATGACTATTTGGGGAAGGTTCAGGTAAGCATTTTTGTAAGTTGAACCACATTTAACTGAAACTTTTAAGAGGAAACCTATGCTGAATACGTTGGCAagtgttttttaaatgaattatagcATTCTGATTACTGTgtcttataattttatatttccaAGTATTTCTTAAATTGTGTATATGGGATGTACGctgtgcacatgttcatgtgaGGGGTGCATATGCCCCATGCACATGTGCCAGCTGTTGGTAGGTGTTGTGGTGGTTTTCCTCGGCTGCTTTTCACCTTAGTTTCGGAGACAGGCTCTCTTAGTAAAGCCAGCAGAGCTCTGATTCAGCTaccctggctggccagtgaactccagggacCCACATTTTTCCACCctctctcctaagtgctggggttacaagggCCAGCTACTACACCCATAGATGGGTActgggagtctgaactcaggAAAACACTTTACCACTGATCCACTTTCCCAGCCCTGATATatatactgatatatatatacacacacatatatatatagatagatagatagatagatagatagatagatagatagatagatagatagatatatcaAAGgatacatataccacatacaatataaacttttgaaaaaaaaagtttcacgTGAGCTTTATGACCATAATTAGTATCCTTAATCATGTTACTGTATAATTGAAGGTCAGATCCAAGTAAACTGTATGGAAAAGCTCCACCTACTTTTAGACAATTACAACTCCCCAGAAAATGACTGCAAAGGCTGCAACAACAATTCACTGCAGCAACAAATTTGCTGATTTAATCTTGGCTGAGTACACATTCTTGTGTTTAACAATATAAAAAAAAgcctgttaaaaatattttatgcatcTGGGTCAGAACAAAGCCTGTCCAGAAGTCTTCTGACATGAGGAAGTGGATTACTGGGTTTCAGGGTAAAGCTACAAAACGCTTGAGCTTCTTATGACCTAAAATGATGACACAATGTTCTATGATCTGCAATGAGACTTAGACTGTGATGTAAATAAGTGGAGCTCAGTTCTTCTGCCCTTCTGTCTTAAGAGTGTTAGTGAGacaaaagctagagagaaactgTTAGCAACAGGACTAGTGTGTAGCCTTTATTAAGGCCTCTATaaataattactaaaataaaCATATCAGGAAGATGCCACTTGGGAATCAAGAAAATACTATGTAGAATAAGAGAGCATGCAAGTAGGttagagagaaaataagaaactatgctcatatacaaaattaagtctacatttcctttcctccctcagtaTTTGAGAATACTACAGTAATTTCTGACAAGACACTATTTGAGctacagagagacaaacacaagCATTTCATGACAATTACATTGTTTTCAAAATAGTGTGCTTTTATTCTGGAATACTcccaaaacaaagaacagaaaaaaataaaacgatGTTCTTGAATTCCACAAGAATAAAGAATTGAAGTCCCTCGCTGAGAATGCATGAACAATCCCCCAGTTCAAACCCCACTATGGGAAACTTAAATAGAAAGAATTGAAGTCCTAACTTCAGGTAACTGCTTGCAAATAATacagtacattttaaatttaatctttaatCTATTAAGGAACATGCCACTTTTTCCAATTTAAACCGTATTTGTTTGCACTTTTAAGAAGATTACAGAGATTTTATATTGCTTTAAGAGAgggccttgctatgtagcccaggctagcctcaaacttgaacTCCATTTCTTAATGTTAGGATTATGAAAATATGGAGCCACATCCAGCaggaaatttaatttctttaaaaccaAACATAGTACTTATAAATATTTTGGGGGAGTGAGTTAATTTATATCAAATATCAAATCTGTTATCTGCCTTTTGATCTTTATGAAGAAGAATTTATATTGTGGCTGCTCAAAAACAGATGCCACTGAAGCACACAGGACCTAGAACAGGCAGGCTTTTGTCTTTTAACAGAAAGATCTTAAACTCCAGCTGAAAGGCTGTTAAAGTTTTGggcaatggagaaaaaaaagcacCTActtttatttaggttttctaaAACCCATCTGTCCTTGTACTTGTGGTCGCTCCCTTCAGTATACTTGtcctctttagtttttttttttaattgttcccTTACACAGGCAAAAATGAAGCATTAGTAGAAAGAAGGTTACAAGAAATATCTTTATTATCTTTAGTgtttgtttcccatttcccttcttacttccttttaaaacaaactaaaatgttttggatgaaaaataaataactaaaggGACATTAAGACATTGCAATCTGTATAATACAATTACCAAGCTACACATCATAACAGTACATGTCAGGACTAGTGGCACCTGATCCTCTCATTAGGGaaaaaaatttaggaaaaaaaaattagtaaaagtgAAGATGatggctagggagatggctcaggtcaCTAAAGTACTTTTATAAAGCGTAAGAATCTGAGTTCAGACCCAAGAACCCTCATAGGAGTCATGCACAGCAGTGCGCACCTGTATTCCTAGCTCAGATGAAGAGAGAGGTGGATTCTTAGAGCTCCCTGGCCACATAGTATTgctaaatcagtgagctccaggttcagagagggaTGCTGTCCAAAAATATGTGGTGGAAAATAGAGGAAgactctggcctacacacacacacacctgcatgtacacacacatatgcacatataccacacacacaagtgaagACGACTGAACCAATAAGGTGGCTGTTAAAATATGTGTATGACTGATGATGAATACAAAGTCTAAACACTTACATTTCAGTCATCTGATTTAGAAAGCTTCCGCTTCACATGTCGTGGGGGTTCCCAAGTGTCACTATCATctgtttcttcttcatcttcttcctgatCATCAATaacttcatcttcctcctcattTTCCTCAAATAATTCTATACCTAACTCagatcttctctgtctttctgcaaACCACTCTCTGACCTGCTCATAGCCCATGTGTGATCTGTTGACAAGTTCATCAAGATCTTGCTCATTAAGAAATTTGTGCTTCAGGTAATAATCCTTAAGTATTGCTGTTCCAGTTTTAAACTTTATGAGTGTTGGTACCCTGTCCCAGGTGTTCATTCTTTTGCCTCCTCTAGGCCTCCCACGTGGTCTGCCTCTGCCCCGTCCTTTgggtctgcctctccctcttttcctaaGGGAAGAAAGACCATTCAAACTACTTGAATTGGAGCTTTGATAGTAGTAGTACCATTTCAAGTTTCCATTCTTCCAAGCATAACGGGTGTCCCCAAACCAACTAACTATGTCTGTTCTGGCAAGCCCACTTTCCTCAGCCAACTTGTCATACTCTTCTGGTGATGGCCACTGTGTTCGGACAAATGCACTTTTAAGCATGTGCAGTTGCTCTGGTGTTTTCTTACATATCTTGCCTGTACCTCCCGACTTAGGTGCAACTGCTTCGTCTGCAGGAGAGTTTTCTCCAGGCTCCTCTTTGGAACTGCCTACATTACTTTCTCCAGGCTCTTCTTTGGAACTGCCTACATTACTTTCATCTACTTCTTTTTTCTCAGCCTTTaaagcttttgttttcttctctgtaaacCAAGCGTCAATTTCTCTTCTAGTAAGTTTGGTTTGCGCTCTTAACCTATTTAATTCTTCATCTGTAAGCACAGAACTgttgagaaaacttgcttgaaggACACGAAGTTGCTCTGCAGTTTTTTCCTTAAACTTCTGGGGAGCAAAGTCAGGAAAGGGATTCCAGGATTGTTTCGGCTGTGTAGTAACTGCAGCTGGGGGTTCTGGGGTTTCATCACTGGAGTCTATAATGATAGTGGCAGAAGAGTCATTATTGAGATGTAAGCACTGATTACTCTTTGAATTTCTCTGGTTGTACCTTGTATCACTAAACCATTTTTTAATCTCGCCTTTAGTAAGGCCTGTTATTTTCATAAGCCTAACAATTTCTGAGTCATGGGGAAACTGGTTTTTAAGATAGCTAACTTTCAATTCTGCCAGCTGTTCTTTAGTCTTTTTGGCTCGAATACCAAATGAATCCGGGTTCACTAGTGCAGCTTCAGGTCTGACACTTGGCGATGCTGGAACTGCTGCTGTGGCCGCTTTTGTTTCTGTAGCAGGCTGAGCAGCAGGTACTTGACTCTTTTGTACATTTGTTTGATTTGGAACCCCTGCCACTGTCAGGGCGATAGGTGCTGTTACAGGCAAAGTGTTTGCTCCAGCTACTTGAGTAAGAACCAGACCTGGCTGACCAACTATTTGGCATGTCTGTAAAATAGACGGTAACCCATTGTTCCCTGTGGAAATGTGTGTAGGAATAACAGTTATGGTCTGAGGTACAGTATGTACTGTTCCATTGAATTGTTTCCTCCTTGCCTCCTCCACTTCTTCAGGAGTCCAACTAACACCATGCTTTAAACGTTGGGCTGAAAACCAGATCTTGATCTGTTCCTCTGTATATTTTGCTTGAGCAGAAAGAACTGTAATTTCTGACATTGTAGGGTAAGGGAATTTGTTGTAGGTATTGAGTAGAAGGGGATTGTTATCCAATGCAGCATTGTAGGTAGGAATGCTATTAACAGGGATTAAGACTTTAGGAACCAAGTTCGAATTCTGCTGAGCAGACACTGCAGTGATCACCTGTGCTAATCCAGGAAGAACAGCGGAGGGCGTCACTACTGTGCTAGCAGGATTGGGATGCACTCTGCTGATGGTAGAAGTACTTGTATTGGATTCTGGAGCTGAAGAAGTCGCACTTTCTACATTTTCTTCCCGGCTTACTTTTACTCCATTCTCTTTCTCGTCAGGAGTGTCCTCCGCGGAGTTATGATGGACTGTAATCCGTTtgttttctaccttatttttcatcattttcatGATGGGAGTTTTACTGATGGAGATTCCTGAAGAAGAAACATCTATGGATTCTCCATGCTCTGAATTCTCCTCTTTAACAAAACTACCATCAAAAGTCAGATCATTTATTGTTTGTTCAAAGATTGTCTGGTTATTACGCTTCACCATAGTCagcttaaaattttcttctcCTGGGTGGTATTTCAGATTATGCTCAGAAAGTGCATCATACCTTTTGGTAAGAAAATTGCATTCAACACAAACATAGGATGAATTCAGGACAACATTAGGATGCTCtgaatctacatggaaagtaaacATATTTAGATCTGGAGTTTGAAAAGTACAATATTTACATTCATAGCCCCCTTCcacttttttattttgctgattGTCAGAATCCACAGACTCATGAACTTCTTCATCACTGGAGACACTCCCTGCTCTAGCATTCTCTATGGGGGTAAGGACAGGAGGACCTTCATCCAAATCTGATATCAACTCAAGGTCTGGATCCTGCTCACTGGCAAGGACCATGCAAGGTGTTGTTGATTTTCGTCtgcttgacattttgattttaggGGGTAAATATCAGTGGTGATTTAAAAGCACTGAGGCTTAAAACTGGAATCCTTCATTTGAAAACAGTGGCTTCTGGCTCTTCAAGTCCACTTTTATGCTCCGCAAGTCTCATTAGTAGCATTTCCATGGTGCAATCAAGTAAAAAGCTTAGTTGGCAGATAAAACACTGCTGAGCTGTTGAAATGTGTGAAGCACAACTCCAACCACCTACATcggaataaatttaaaatgagtgactatgattttaataaaattatgctaCTATATGTACTTAGGCTGTGGCATAAGCCAGCTATACAGAGCTACAATGTAAATCAGGGATCAGGAAAAAAAGGGCTCTAAGAATCTAAACAGATGTCTGTCTCCAAGCCAACACACTGAAGACCATGGGATACTTAGGGGTCAAACCCAAGTGTGTTTATTTGACTCCTTCAGTCTGCTAGATGGTAAAAAAACTAGagaaggagggggctggagagatggctcagaggttaagagcattgcctgctcttccaaaggtcctgaattcaattcccagcaaccacatggtggctcacaaccatctgtaatggggtctggtgccctcttctgacctgtaggcatacacacagacagaatattgtatacataataaataaatatttaaaaaaaaaaaaactagagaagGAGCCTGCTATGGAAGCACACCGTTACCAGTGTAAAGTGCCACCCCTAACAAGGAAGGAGCTGTACGGGTAGCTACAGTGGCATCTATATGAAATTCAAACCATCGGCTGGGTCTTCTTCCTACTCGCCTGTCTGGGCTCAATGCTGACAGAAGAGAGCTGAAGTTCCTTAAGGCATATGCAATTCCCTTCACTCTCTGGCCCCAACCTCACTTTTCTGCTTCATCTCTTGccatattctttcttcctttttcccatgTCATTGGGAAATGATGGTCATTCCAGGAACACCTGATGTACTTTCATGATTTTACTCAGGCTGTTCTCAATTCCAGGACACTTGTTTGTAAACTTGGCATAATGTCTTCCTGCATTGTAAACCACCTCTTCTATTTATTTCCTAGTCTAATGCTAACTATATTGCACCAGACCCCTGCTACCATTTCTGTTCCACTCCCTGCCTATATTTGCATATCTGTCGTCTCCTTATTAGTGATACTgtgtcctgttcttttttttctccccagtaaCAACTTTGTTATGATAAAGGTCTCCAAAACTCTATACAAAGCAAAAGACCTCAGTATCTTCAATCTAACACTTTCTCAGCTGAGCTGCTCTGGCTGACCTCTCATGTCATGTTTGATTGACAGTGCAAACAAGAAGTCAGTACTGAAGCAGGTCATCACAATCAATTAACCTGAATTGGTAGGAATAGGAAAGTAGTTCCAGAGAACCTAACTGGGTTAGAGCATCTAGTATAGACAATAACCGCTAAAACTCACAATACTGATGCTGTCATCAATATATACACTCTTGAAAATCACTGAATTTTATGTTGAAATAGGTGGAGCTCATAGTACGTGAATCATAGCTCAATgaacttttaaatgatttattttattttatcttattttatttttgtttttcaagacagggtttctctggctgtcccggaactcgctctgtagatcagactggccttgaactcagagatttgcctgcctctccctcccaagtactgggattaaaggtgtgtgccatcactgcatGTCTacaaatctttaaattaaaaaaatattctaataaacttgcaatcaaaatatttaaagtaaaattttgagGCTAAGTCAAGGTTTATGCGTTTCTGAAGTCTAaaccaaattcaaataaatacaatTAGTATACTTATTTGCCACCAGAATTTCAAGTGATTTTTATATATTAGCATCATCCTGTCATAGCTGAAGGAAAAGAAGTCAACTTCAAAGACCTTATAAGAAGGTATGCTGATAGTAACTTTTGGGAAACGAAGCTGTATGCCCTGATTTGAAGGTGCTAAGACTTCTTACATCTGATCATTTAGATACGAACTACATATTCATTGGACAGATACAAAGCAGCACACTAAAAATTTGTATTAAAGATCCCTAACAACGAGCATTAACTGAGTTATACATAGTATTAACAGTCCAAATTTCCactcttaaaaattaaatcatgggggctggagagatggctcagaggttaagagaactggctgctcttcaagaggcactgaattcaattcccagcaaccacatggtgactcacaaccatccatgatctggtgccctcttctgacatggaggcatacatgcaggcagaacactgtatacataataaaataaataaataaatgtaaaaaaattaaatcatgggctggagagatggctcaatggttaagagtactgactgttcttccagaggacccaagttcaatacccagcatccACTTGGTGGTTCAagaccatctgtaactacagttccagagaatccaatgctctcttctggcttctgtgggcactgcatgcatgtagtgcacagatatccatgtaggcaaaacaatatatataaaatataaataaatctgaaaaaatgggaaaaattgtAAGAAATTGTACAGGTATGGAGGTCATTatattaaataatgtaaaataagcTAGAGAAActgcatattttctctcatatgtagaaCCAGGCTTTAAAGTGTTGTGAGTACATGTatgaatgtacacatatatgaaaacagaccatatacatatataggacTATGTAGGGATGTTGGTGTGTCATGAAAGTGTAACGGGAACCATGAGCAGAAAGAAACAGTTCttaagggaaaggagaaaagaggggtGGTGGAATATGTGTAGCAGGAAAGCATTAGGGAAGACTGTCTGCAGGTAGGAGACCAACAAGAGGGGATTATGGGGAAAGCACAGTGAGAGCTGGATATGAATAAGAACAAACTATAATAACGTATGTATGAAAGTaccatttaaaatgtgttttctataATAAAACTCTTTATTTGTaagagattataaagaaatctcTGAAATTCAAACTATTTAGCTCTTATAAACTAGTATCTCCTAACCAAATAGGAATCATCGGTATTTCAAGCTGTCAATCACACAGCTATTTGACAGCTGTTTATCATGAAAAATGGGATTCTCATGGTGAATGACAGCAATGAGACTCTGGGTTCGATCTCCAGGACCAGAAaaaagagaagcagcagcagtagcCAAGTGGAAGAGTAATGCGTGAACATGAGGACACCGCAGAAGGGCAGGAAGTGAGCTACCTTGAGACTGACTGCATTCTCCTGTCGCAGAAAGAGGCTGGGATGAACTAACAGCTAGAAATCAAAGACAAAGAGGTTTACTTTCTGAAAGCAGTAGCTGTCAAAATTGAAGTTTTAAAGAAAGGAGCCCTTTCTTCAAACAAAATTACTCTGAGAAGCCAAAATGTAAGTCAAATTCTGTTTATTAATGTACACAACTAAAGATCATCATATAAAGTGAAATAATcaatctcagaaagacaaatattcccatgttttatattctttgtgGATGCTAAGTTttaaacagaaacataaaatttatttaatttatataagaCATGGAATAGAAGCAAAACTAACTGGAAGAATGGATGGGAATAACAGGAGATGGGGCTGAGAAAGAACAGGAGGGATGAACATGGTCAAAGCACTTGgtaaacaaatatgaaaatgtcTTTTGAAATATACTGCCATATACAATGAGTATATGTCAATAAATACATttcagtcgggcagtggtggcgcatgcctttaatcccagcactcaggaggcagaggcaggtggatctctgtgagtttgaggccagcctggtctacaagagctagttccagaacagactccaaagctacagagaaaccctgtcttgaaaaaaaaaaaaaaccacaaaaaaatacattttaaggcAAGAAATAGAGTAGCTAGCTGATTGAAGGAGATAGAGGCTAAACTACTCCTGACAATAAACAGTCCAGAATCCCAGGATCCCACTTCTATCTCTGAAGGGTTCTATGAGGTATTTGAAAATCTATGTCTTACAAACTtgaaacactttcaaaacaatgtatCAATTTCATCCAAATCATCTCTTTATGCCACTACTGTGCATGTTATCAGAAGCCAATCTAGAGTGAATTCAGTGTGACTTTCAGTTAGCTCAAGAAGGCAgaccaggcggatctctgtgagttcgagaccagcctggtctacaagagctatttccaggacaggctccaaaaccacagagaaaccctgtctcgaaaaaccaaaaaaaaaaaaaaaaaaaaggcagaccaAAGGGAGGCTGACACTGGAAGGCcaaaaatttaaggccagcctgagcaattcagcaaaactgattaaaaataaagtgtcAACTAAACAAAGTGAGGGTAGGTAAGACTTGCTCTCAGTGGTACGAGCACTCACCTAGCccacaggagaaggaagaagcagaaccCAGGGAACCTAGGGGTAGAGCAAAGCAGTAGTCAGAAGAGCCGCAGAGGAGAGCCTGAGTAGCCCAGGCCCCTTTACCTTTCTGACTCTTCAGAAAAAGATTCAACTTTTAGggttaatttcttatttttttaaaggtttatttattttcatgtttcattggtgttttgcctgcaaatatgtctgtgtgagggtgtcgaatccagctgccatgtgggtgctgagaattgaacccgagttctctggaagaacatccagagctcttaaccactgagccatctttccagctcttaatttcttattttttttaatcttatataACACATAATAAGAATATGCTATCAACTTTttacttttacttctttttctacCAGCTCACTAATTCAGATTGGTAAGTAAAAATTTAAGCAGATCTAAACAAATTTTACTTATCCTTACATTTAGAATACGTGTACTTGTAGACATCAGgagacaatttgcaggagttgatgctctcctcccactgtgtgggATATAGGGACCCAATTCAGACcattgggcttggcagcaagcacttttacccatgagtcatcttgccagttCTAGATCTAAACAAATTTTATAAGCTTAAGTACTTTTATTAAAGTCATGAAAAATATGCTAGGTTATAATCTAGTCATCTATATCAAAGTTGTACTTTTGCCTCTGAAAATATTGACTTTAGAAACATAAATAATTTAGTTGGGCAGTggtatcacatgcctttaatcccagcactcaagaggcagaggcaggtggatctctgtgagttcaaggccagcctggtctacagaacaagtttcaggacaggagccaaagctacagagaaagcctgtcttgacaaacaaacaaacaaaaatctacagaatgagttccagggcagccaggactgttacacagagaaaccctgtctcaaacaaacaaacaaacaaacaaacaaacaaacaaaccataatTTAATTCAAGTTACtgaaaagaaaggttaaaaagagagagagaaagactgaagaGTTGGCTTAGTCATTAAgactacttgctgctcttccaaaggacccaagtttggttcccaacacccgtgttaggtggctcacaacaatcagTAACTTCAACTCTTCGGTTCAGACTAAGAAGGTTGTGCTTGGGAATATGTGTTTCTCTATACATGTATACTTAGAAGCATGTGAAAactgaatgaaatttatgcccaggcaatgctgaagcatgcatgggaagCCCGTATATGGTggctctgttgaacttgtccatattgggtttcatggtctaagttgatgaggaggactgaccaggtctcttcctcaaagagggcaccagatctcattacagatggttgtgaaccaacatgaggttcctgggaattgaactcaggacctttggaagatcaggcagtgctcttaatgctgagccatctctccatgtagaaacaattaaaagaaagacCATGAAgttgaaagaaagcaaaaagggaCATATGGGAGGTTTTGGAGAGAGTTAAGCaaggggagaaatgatgtaattacatcataaactcaaaaataaaaatggggggGAAGCCAACACCGTTCCCAGTTTACATCTGTCTCATTACTGTGGGTCAGATCTAAGCTACTGTTCTAGAATAATGCATGCCTGCTTGCACCCACCCGCCCCCTGCCATGACGGTCATGGACTTTCACCTTCTGGAACTGAGTAACGATTCAGCTCTGCATGCTGGCACAAACTTATAAATTAAAAACTTGCTTTTAAGTGTATCTGGTGTTTGTACAGTTTTCATACTAATGATGGCATGATGGTCCCTGGAAGGTCATGAGGGACCTCCAGGGGAACATGTGCCTGACAAGAGTGTAGCAGGCTGTTTCatcttgtcttttgttgttgctgttgttcatgCTCTGTGATTCAAGAGTATCTGTCATGGTTATTCTTTGTTGTCAACTTTACTActtctggaattaactaaaatacaaaaatggaaggcaaaaaaaaaaaaacccaacaacttgcttttataagttgctttggtcatggtgttttatcccaacaatacaaaaataactaagacagttttttttgtttttgttttttgttttttttttggtttttcgagacagggtttctctgtggttttggagcctatcctggaactagctcttgtagaccaggctggtctcgaactcacagagatccgcctgcctctgcctcccaagtgctgggattaaaggcgtgc
This window contains:
- the Zhx1 gene encoding zinc fingers and homeoboxes protein 1, giving the protein MSSRRKSTTPCMVLASEQDPDLELISDLDEGPPVLTPIENARAGSVSSDEEVHESVDSDNQQNKKVEGGYECKYCTFQTPDLNMFTFHVDSEHPNVVLNSSYVCVECNFLTKRYDALSEHNLKYHPGEENFKLTMVKRNNQTIFEQTINDLTFDGSFVKEENSEHGESIDVSSSGISISKTPIMKMMKNKVENKRITVHHNSAEDTPDEKENGVKVSREENVESATSSAPESNTSTSTISRVHPNPASTVVTPSAVLPGLAQVITAVSAQQNSNLVPKVLIPVNSIPTYNAALDNNPLLLNTYNKFPYPTMSEITVLSAQAKYTEEQIKIWFSAQRLKHGVSWTPEEVEEARRKQFNGTVHTVPQTITVIPTHISTGNNGLPSILQTCQIVGQPGLVLTQVAGANTLPVTAPIALTVAGVPNQTNVQKSQVPAAQPATETKAATAAVPASPSVRPEAALVNPDSFGIRAKKTKEQLAELKVSYLKNQFPHDSEIVRLMKITGLTKGEIKKWFSDTRYNQRNSKSNQCLHLNNDSSATIIIDSSDETPEPPAAVTTQPKQSWNPFPDFAPQKFKEKTAEQLRVLQASFLNSSVLTDEELNRLRAQTKLTRREIDAWFTEKKTKALKAEKKEVDESNVGSSKEEPGESNVGSSKEEPGENSPADEAVAPKSGGTGKICKKTPEQLHMLKSAFVRTQWPSPEEYDKLAEESGLARTDIVSWFGDTRYAWKNGNLKWYYYYQSSNSSSLNGLSSLRKRGRGRPKGRGRGRPRGRPRGGKRMNTWDRVPTLIKFKTGTAILKDYYLKHKFLNEQDLDELVNRSHMGYEQVREWFAERQRRSELGIELFEENEEEDEVIDDQEEDEEETDDSDTWEPPRHVKRKLSKSDD